One window of the Spea bombifrons isolate aSpeBom1 chromosome 8, aSpeBom1.2.pri, whole genome shotgun sequence genome contains the following:
- the LOC128503512 gene encoding sodium- and chloride-dependent neutral and basic amino acid transporter B(0+)-like — protein sequence MGISLPNFLKCCNKKESHDLDKGVVESGDENTERGNWSSKTEYLLSMVGYAVGLGNVWRFPYLTFQNGGGAFLIPYAIMLAFAGLPLFFLECSLGQFSSLGPVAMWKVLPIFEGVGITMVLISTMVTIYYNVIIAYSLYYLFASFTSVLPWSECFAWSDSKCSRTPREFCDVILDPNRIETVNTTWVKDNNYTCLENTTVTLEAELPSKQYWEKVALRRSSGLDETGEIVWYLALCLLLAWIIIGAALFKGIKSSGKVVYFTAIFPYVVLLILLVRGATLEGAYEGISYYIGEQSDFSKLSNADVWKDAATQIFFSLSVAWGGLVALSSYNKFHNSCYSDAIMVCVTNCLTSVFAGFAIFSILGHMAFKAQKPVKDVVDSGFALAFIAYPEALSQLPVAPLWSILFFFMLLTLGLDSQFASVETITTTIHDAYPQVMKKMRGIITVGACIVFFFLGLLCVTQAGIFWVDLIDNFCAGWGILIAAILEITGICWIYGGNRFIEDIEMMIGKKHWSFWLWWRICWFVITPLLLMAILIWSLVTFENPKHGSIEYPEWGIAIGWCMIIFCIIWIPILAGIKIFKSKGTFLQRFKKICQPTPEWGPALEKHREGRYKGTRDLHKVPNGVEITTIEGGYDNKAFS from the exons ATGGGGATCTCGCTGCCTAACTTCCTCAAGTGTTGCAACAAGAAGGAAAGCCATGATCTG GATAAAGGTGTGGTGGAAAGTGGAGATGAGAACACCGAGCGTGGAAACTGGTCCAGTAAAACAGAGTACCTCCTGTCTATGGTGGGATATGCCGTGGGTTTAGGGAACGTGTGGAGATTCCCCTACCTCACTTTTCAAAATGGAGGAG gtgcTTTCCTTATTCCATATGCTATCATGCTTGCTTTTGCTGGATTGCCCCTGTTTTTTCTAGAATGTTCCCTTGGACAGTTTTCTAGCTTGGGACCAGTAGCCATGTGGAAAGTCCTCCCTATCTTTGAAG gTGTTGGGATTACAATGGTCCTTATTTCAACCATGGTGACCATATATTATAATGTCATCATTGCCTACagcttgtattatttatttgcttcTTTCACAAGCGTCCTTCCATGGTCCGAGTGTTTTGCATGGTCTGACAGCAAATGTAGTCGAACACCCAGAG AGTTTTGTGATGTCATTCTGGATCCTAATCGTATCGAAACGGTTAATACCACTTGGGTAAAGGATAACAATTACACCTGTCTGGAAAATACAACAGTGACTCTAGAGGCAGAACTTCCAAGCAAACAATACTGGGA GAAAGTGGCACTTCGTCGTTCAAGTGGACTTGATGAGACCGGGGAAATCGTCTGGTACTTGGCCCTCTGCCTCCTCCTTGCATGGATAATAATAGGAGCTGCATTGTTTAAAGGAATCAAGTCATCAGGAAAG gtGGTATACTTTACAGCAATATTTCCATACGTGGTCCTTCTCATTCTGTTGGTACGAGGCGCTACGCTGGAAGGTGCTTACGAAGGGATCAGCTATTATATCGGAGAACAGTCAGACTTTTCCAAGCTAAGCAACGCAGAT GTCTGGAAGGATGCGGCCACTCAAATCTTTTTCTCCTTATCGGTGGCCTGGGGCGGTTTGGTGGCTCTGTCATCTTACAACAAATTTCACAACAGTTGCTATTCAGATGCCATTATGGTGTGTGTCACCAACTGCCTGACAAGTGTTTTCGCTGGCTTTGCCATATTTTCCATCCTCGGACACATGGCTTTTAAAGCCCAAAAACCAGTGAAGGACGTCGTAGATTCAG GGTTTGCATTAGCGTTCATTGCCTATCCAGAAGCTTTGTCTCAGCTGCCAGTAGCCCCTCTTTGGTCAATCTTATTCTTCTTCATGCTCCTGACCCTTGGGCTTGATTCTCAGTTTGCTTCTGTAG AGACAATTACAACTACCATACATGATGCTTATCCACAGGTGATGAAGAAAATGCGAGGCATTATTACAGTGGGAGCCTGTATCGTATTCTTTTTCCTCGGCCTTCTCTGTGTTACACAG GCAGGAATTTTCTGGGTGGATCTGATTGATAATTTCTGCGCTGGATGGGGAATCCTTATTGCAGCTATTTTGGAGATCACAGGAATTTGTTGGATTTATG gcGGAAACCGTTTCATTGAAGATATCGAAATGATGATTGGGAAAAAACACTGGTCCTTTTGGCTGTGGTGGAGAATCTGCTGGTTCGTTATTACCCCTTTGCTACTGATG GCCATATTGATCTGGTCATTGGTGACCTTTGAAAATCCAAAGCATGGCTCGATTGAATACCCAGAATGGGGCATTGCTATAGGTTGGTGCATGATCATTTTCTGCATCATATGGATTCCTATCCTAGCCGGAATAAAGATATTCAAATCTAAGGGAACCTTTCTTCAG CGATTTAAGAAGATCTGCCAGCCCACTCCAGAATGGGGACCAGCCCTTGAAAAACATCGTGAGGGAAGATATAAAGGCACTCGTGATCTCCATAAAGTTCCCAATGGTGTAGAAATAACGACAATTGAGGGAGGATACGACAACAAGGCATTTTCCTAG